The sequence below is a genomic window from Loktanella sp. M215.
CCAGATGGCGGCCGTGACGGCCGTGCGCGCCAAGGCCGATGGCCCCGCGCTTGACGCAATGGTCATGTTTTACCCGGTCACCACCGCCGACCTGACCAGCCACTCCTATGAACTGTTCGCTGACGGCCCGTGGCTGTCCAAAGCCAGCATGGCGTGGTTCTGGGAAGCTTATCTGCCCGAGGGCACCGATAGTGCCGATCCGATGATTTCTCCGCTAAACTACGGCGCAGAAGATATCGCGGACCTACCGCCAGCGCTGGTCATCACCGATGCAAACGACGTGCTGCGGGATGAAGGCGAGGCCTTTGCATCAAAGCTGACATTGGCCGGGGTCGAAACGCAGAGCACGCGTTACGATTTTACGACGCATGATTTCGTGATGCTGAACGCCTATGCGCAAACGCCCGCGACAACAGCCGCGATCACCGAGGCCGCGAACTTCCTGAAGGATCACTTCACGAAGTAATGGCTCAGACGCTCCCGAAAGCCCGCCCTCTAATAGGGCGGGTTTTCAACCGGAAAAGCTCGGATCACGGCCCTTCCAGCACGTCCCGTTTCAATACTGACGGAACCAACCTGCAGCAGAGATCACCAGCCGTTTAATCCGATAGAGGACTCCCATGGCCCAAGCCCACTCCCCCTCCATTATCGTATTCGATGTCAACGAGACCCTTCTGGATCTGACGACACTGGAACCACTTTTTGAGCGGATGTTTGGGAAGGCCGGCATGATGCGGGAATGGTTCGCCCAACTCATCCTTTACTCCGAAGCGCTGACCCTGTCCGGTATTTACGTTCCGTTCGGCGACCTTGCCGCTGGCGCACTTCGGATGATCGGTGAAACATCCCACTTAACGGTGGCTGACGGAGATGTGGACGAGTTGGAATCACTCATCGGCGCGATGCCGGCCTATGCCGATGTGGCTCCAGCACTGGAGGCCTTGAAGGAGCGCGGATTTCGGCTGGTGACTTTGACGAACTCTGCGCCTGGCGCTGCACCGACGCCACTCGAACGGGCAGGCCTCGCAAATTACTTCGAGCGGACCTTCTCCGTGCAAGACGTCATGCGGTTCAAGCCTGCACCGGAAACCTACCGGCATGTGGCAAAGGAATTTGATGCCGAATTGTCCGACCTCTGCATGGTTGCCTGTCATCTCTGGGATACGATCGGCGCTCAGGCAGCAGGCTGCGCCGCCGCTTTGGTGAGGCGACCTGGAAACGCACCGATGCTCGTCCCAGGCGTGCCCACGCCCAACATCGTGGTCAATGACATGCATCAGCTCGCAACGGAGATCATTCAAAAATGGTCCAGGAATTTGATGGCGTAATTGGCTTTTAAAAAGGTACAGCGTTCTTACTGATGAGAACGTGGCATGTCGTGGAGAGCTTATTTGAGTCAGCACCCTTTGATATCGAACAAATCTAGGTTTATCCCTCAGATGTTCGAGACACCGGCGGCGCAGAAAACCGCGCATCTCAATCATCCCAGCTTTTACCCCAAGCCTTGCCAGTCCAGCTGACAGCGTTCCGCAATAGCGGCCAAAGCCGGAAAATGCTTCCGAACTCTCCGAGGTTCGTTTGTCGCCCGTCTTGACTGAGCAACTCCCATTGAAGCGGAAAACTACCATGTTACCTGTTATTCCATCACCGAATGTGGGAAAGGAACGAACCATGATGAAACCGATCGCAATCGCGGCCTTCGCGCTGGCCTCTACCCTTGGCACGGCACAGGCCGACACAATCAATGTCGGCATGTCGGGCGGCTATTTCCCCTTTATGTTCGTCAAGCTGGACGAATTGCAGGGGTTCGAGGTCGATTTCATGAACGCCGTCGCCGCAGAGACCGGCGACGACGTGAACTTCATCACCATGTCCTTCTCGGGTCTGATCGGCGCGCTGGATTCCGGTCGCATCGACACCATCACGTCGGACCGCGAGGCGAAGTTCGCCTTTTCGCAGCCTTACGTCTTTGACGGCGCGCAGGTCGTGGTGAAGGCGGGCAACGAGGACACGATCACCGGCCCCGCCGACCTGTCAGGCAAGACCGTCGCCGTGAACCTCGGGTCCAACTTCGAAGAGCTGCTGAACGCGCTGCCCAATGCCGCCGATATCGACATCAGGACCTATGAAAGCAACATCGCGCAGGACACGGCCCTTGGCCGCGTCGATGCCTTCGTGATGGACCGCGTCTCCTCTGCCCAGCTGATCGCGGAAAGCCCCCTGCCGCTGGCCCTCGCAGGCAAGCCGTTCAGCGAAATCCGCAACGCCCTGCCCTTCCGCAACGACGACGCGGGCAAGGCGCTGCGCGACCGGGTCGATGCCGCCATCACCACGCTGAAGGACAACGGCACGCTTGCCGAAATCTCGAACAAGTGGTTCGGCACCGATATCACGGTCGCAGAGTAGAACCATGCGGGCGCTCGACGTCGACTACATGGTGAGTCTGGTGCCCGTCCTGCTGGGCTACGTCCCACTGACGCTGTTCATGGCCTTCATTGGCATGATCTGTGCCTTGGTACTGGCCTCGGTCATGGCTGTGGAACGGGTGTTCCGCATCCCCGTCCTCGACTGGGTCGTGCGGCTCTTCATCAGCTTCTTTCGCGGCACGCCGCTGCTGGTGCAGCTTTTTCTGTTCTACTACGGCCTGCCGCAGGTGTTTGCCTTTATCGGCAACATCAACGGCGTGACCGCCACGATCATGGGTCTGACGCTGCATTTTTCAGCCTACATGGCCGAAAGCATCCGCGCCGCGATCCTTGGCGTCAACCGCAGCCAGTGGGAGGCCTCGCAGGCCGTCGGCATGACCCAAGGCCAGATGATGCGCCAGATCATCCTGCCAAACTCCCGACGACCTTCACTCTGGCCGTCGACCGCCGGTCCAAAAGCGGGCGAATGGCAGCGTCGACATCCCCGAAGAAGCCAAAGGCGCGCACATGGCTTGTGATCCAGTCCGGCAGTGATTGGGTCCACGTCGCGTCAGCATACGTGTAATTCGAGGCCCCCAGCGTGGCGACAAACAGTTGTGCCGTGCGCACCTCACCGCTCTTGGGATCGATCACATCGATCGTGTGTCCTGCGCCATCGACGAACAGACGCTCCCCGGCCGGATGACGCTGGCGCATCACTGGCGACAGCTTGCCTTCCCACCGGGTATAAAGCTCGCAAAACCGGGAACAGCCGTAGCCTCAGGATGGTCGGAGCGATATTCTTCCCATAACAGTGACAGCGTCACGCCCTTGCAGCGCAACTCGCGGCGACACGTTGGGTGTTCTGGTCGGCCCCATCAAACAGACGACGCTCGAGGTCCGTGTCGGACATCTCTGGGGGCAGTGGCCAGCTCAGGCCCAACTCAGCGGCACGATCAAGATAGCCCTGAAAGGTGGTGCGCCCGATCGCCAGGCTCGCCGCAATTTGACGTCGACAGACCCTCGGATGACAGCCTTAACACATCTCGTATTTTCCGCATCGGCATTCTCTTCATCGGGCTTCCTTCGTGCCAAAAGGGCGGAAGGCAGCCGGTTACAGATTGCCTCGCAGCAGCACGTCACAGGGGTGGGCGCATACCCCGGAATCGGTGGGCGGATGAAATCGGAACGGGTGGGCGCATCAAATCGGAATACGCAGAGGAGCTGAAGGCGTCTCTGGGGCGCTGCCGTTATGACCGTGGCACGGCCAAGTCCATCCACATGCTCCGGGAACGCCACCAGAGACGTACCTCGGGGCATGCTAATGGATCGGTATGATATCGGTTTGATAAGGGGACGCCCGGTGTCCTCGGACACTACCAAGAGATGATGGGGGACCTGGGTCACGCCCCAATTCTGAAATGGACAAGAGTCGCTGCTCACATGTTGCGCAGACGATTGCTTTAAAATCTTTCGATGGACTTCAGAAGTCCGATGATGAAAATCGCCAAAGCTGTCGCAAGCACTGCGATCAGCCAAACGCCCAGACCCGCCGCAGTTCCGATTGCCGCGGCAAGCCAGAGGCTAGCGCCGGTTGTCAGACCTTTGACTTCACCGCGCGTGAAGACAATAAGGCCTGCCGCTAGAAAGGCCACGCCGCCCGTCACAGCCTCGATCATGCGGATCGGGTCGAGGCGCACGTTGTCCCCGAAATCCTGTCCGACTAGATCCAGCGCCAGCAGGCAGTAGCAGGCCGAAGATAATCCCACCAGCATGTGCGTCCTAAGGCCGGCAGCTTGATCATTGCTTTCGCGTTCAAAGCCGATGACTGATGTCAAGACCACGGCGCCGATGATCCGAAACATCAGGACGGGCCAAGGCAGACTGCTGTGGCCCGAAAATTCGTGTGAAAGTGCATCGATGATGTTTGCCATTACACGTGCGAACTGCCCGAGATCCCTTTCAGTTCCATGCCGCCGGAATTTCAAAGCCAAGTTTGCGACGCCACCATCACAGGTGCTCAGGCGATTTGACCAGATAATTCAGCTTTGAAATGGTAGTTTTCGCTTCTGCCCGGAAACAGAGCACGTCGGCCAGCAAGACTGTGAGTCTGAATTAACTTCAATAGCTTTATTCACTTTAAGGCATCTCGGTGGAACGATCTGCCCGAGAGTGCATTGTGCATGTAGAGTTTCCGCGTTCGTTGTTCCATTGATACTCGGTAACACGGGCGTCCCCTTATTAATCCGATATCATACCGATCCATAAGCATGCCCGGAGGTACGTCATGGTAGATCGTAGCATTGGAAAATGGCGCAATGCTGATTCTGGTCCATCAAGGGCCGGTGGCCATTCACAAGCTGTGTGGCTCACGCTTGGAATGGCCGCCCTCATCGGGACCGCAGGACTATTTGCCCTTGCACGCTCCAAGAGCGACAATCTGGATAGATTTCCAGACGACGCGCCCGGTCGGACCGCCCGACAATCGTACTTTGGAAATTTTGCCGTTACCGGAAAAACCGTGACGATCGGCAAGCCTCGTCATGAGGTCTACGATTTCTATCGCAATTTCGGCAACCTCGCCAGATTCATGGAAAACATCACATCCGTACGGACCGTCGGCGACCTGTGCCACTGGGAGATCGATGCGCCGGGCCAGAGCGTGGAAATTGTCACCCGGATCGTCTCCGATCGAGCCGGCGAAGAAATCGCGTGGTCATCGACGGAAGGCTCTCAGATCGAAACCCGTGGCAAGGTGTTGTTTCGCGATGCGCCTGGCGAACGGGGCACTGAAGTCGAGGCTATAATTGCCTATGATCCCCCGGCCGGAACACTGGGTCGCATGGTTGCCAAGCTCTTTCAGCGCGAGCCAAGTGTTCAGGGTCGCAGAGACCTTAAGCGGCTCAAGATGATCATGGAAACCGGAGAGATCGCGACAAACCGAAATCGCAAAACCGAACAGGAAGGTCAGTGAAATGCGCGCTTTGACTTGGCAGGGAAAGCACGACGTCCGGGTGGAAACGTTGCCCGATCCTGAAATCGTCAACCCACGTGATGCGATCATCGAAGTGACCTCGACTGCGATCTGTGGGTCTGATCTGCACCTCTACGATGCCGTCATACCTGGGCTGAAATCCGGCGATATTCTGGGTCATGAATTCATGGGCCGTGTGGTCGACGTGGGGCCGGGTAGTACGTTGCAAAAGGGCCAGCGGGTTGTCGTGCCCTTCACGATTTCCTGTGGGGGGTGCTTTCACTGCAAGCAACTGCAATTCTCTGCCTGCGCCAATTCCAATCCTGTCGACAACCAGGATCTGACTGAACCGCTTTACGGTCATGCGTTGAGCGGGCTTTTTGGATATTCGCATCTGACCGGAGGTTATCCCGGTGGTCAGGCGGAATACGTTCGTGTGCCCTACTCCGACGTCGGACCCATCGTGATCCCCGACGGGATGGAGGACGATGACGTGTTGTTCCTGTCCGATATTCTACCAACCGGCTGGATGGCCGCGGAAAACGCCCAGATTGAACAGGGTGACACGGTCGCCGTTTGGGGGTGTGGGCCCGTCGGACTGTTCGCAATCCAAAGTGCCCTGCTGATGGGCGCGCACAAGGTGATCGCCATCGATCATTATCCCAATCGCCTGAAACTGGCCCGTGACCTTGGTGCCGATGTCATCGACTACAAACAGACCCATGTTCTCGAGGCCCTGATGGAAATGTCAGGTGGCATGGGGCCCGATGCTGTGATCGACGCCGTCGGTATGGAAAGTCACGGCATGACGCCCGATGCGGTCATGGATGATATCAAGCAGACCGTCGGGATTGGGGCCGATGGTGGTCACGCGCTGAGAGAAGCGATTTTGGCCGTCCGCAAAGGGGGACGTGTCTCGATCCCGGGTGTCTATGGCGGATTCCTCGACAAGTTTCCGTTAGGCGCCATGATGGAAAAGGGTCTGCAGATCCGGACCGGTCAGACCCACGTGCAACGTTACCTCAAGGAGCTTTTGCAACGCATCGGTGAAGGGCAGATCGACAGCCGCTTTATGATCTCGCACCGTCTCCCGCTGGAAGACGCCGCACGGGGGTACGAAAATTTCCGCTATAACCAGAATGATTGGACTAAGGTCGTTCTGAAGCCGAGCACAGCGTCATGAGTACCGCACAATTGGCCGTCGTGACCGGCGCCTCGACCGGCATTGGTCTTGAGCTGGCAAAGCGGTTTGCATTGTACGGGCACGACCTGATTGTCTGCGCCAATGAATCCCGGATCGTAGAGGTGGCAGAACAATTACGCACGCAGGTCAATGTTGAGGTGGTCGAAGCCGACACGGGGACAAGAGCGGGTATCGATGCGTTGTGGTCCGCGATCGGGGACCGGGACGTCGATTACCTGTGCGCCAATGCCGGTATCGGGCTGGGTCATGCCTTCCTTGAACAGGACTGGGACGACGTCAAACCCGTGATCGATCTGAACGTCGCCGGCACCACGGCGCTCTTGCACCGGACGATCCGGAAAATGCGCCAACGTGGCGAGGGACGTATTCTCATTACCGGCTCCATCGCAGGGTTAATGCCCGGTAGCTTTCAGGCGGTATACAACGCGACGAAGGCCTATCTCGACAACCTGAGCTGGGCCTTGCGGAACGAAGTGCAGGACACCGGTATTACCGTGACCTGCCTGATGCCCGGACCAACGGATACGGAATTTTTCAGCCGTGCCGGGATGGAGGACACGCCCGTCGGCCAAAGCGACGGCAAGGCCGATCCCGCGGCCGTGGCGAAGGCTGGTTATGACGCGATGATGCGCGGCAGCAGCGGCGTCACGCCCGGCATGATGAACAAGATCCAGGCCGCGATGGCCAATATCCTGCCAGACAGCGTCATGGCGCAGCTTCACCGCCGGATGGCCGAGCCAAACAGCGGAGGGAAATAACATGTCGACGAAGGGTTTTGCCGTTGTCACCGGTGCATCCAGCGGTATCGGGTATCAACTGGCCCGCATCGCGGTCGAAGACGGCTACGACCTGCTGATCTGCGCGGATGAGCCTCAGATTGAGGAGGCTGCCGAGAAGTTGCGCCGCCTTGGCGGGATCATCGAGGCTGTGCAGACCGACCTTGCAACAGCTGACGGCATGACCGCGCTGTGGGACAGGATCGGCGAGCGCGAACCCGACCTGTTTTTTGCCAACGCTGGCCGCGCCCTTGGCCGGGCGTTTCACGAACAGGACTGGGACGATGTCGAAGCATTGATTGACCTCAACATCTTTCAGACAACCAATACGCTGCACCGTGTCGGACAGCGTATGGCCAGGCGGGGTCAGGGTCGCATTCTGGTCACAGGCTCTATCGGTGGCTATGTGCCGGGACCCTACGACGCCGTCTATGACGCGACCAAGGCCTATATCAACAGCCTGTGCGCTGCGCTCGGCGATGAATGGGAGGGCAACGGCGTCACGTTGACATGCCTGATGCCGGGACCTGTAGAAACGAAGATCTTTGACCGTAACGATCTCGGCGATACGCCCATCGGTCGCAGCGACAACAAGGATGATCCCACGCAGGTCGCGCGTGCGGGCTATGATGCCATGATGCGTGGTGATCGCGCCAAGGTCCCCGGTGTCGCGTGGACGGTATCAAAAATGCTTTCTGGCATCGTGCCTGGCAGCATAAAGGCCATGCTGCACAGGAGCCAGGTGGAGCCTGATGGCAAAAGCAAGTAAACGTGACGACACTTTATGAAAACATCAGGCGATATAGATTTTGTACGTGCCTTCAATCAGATAGCGGACGCAGTTAATGCAGCACTTCATGATTGTTGACGGTGCACTGCCACCCCACCAACACGGCTGATGGAACTCAGCTGGTTTGCCTGATCTCAAGATGGATATCTCAACCGATGGCACCGTTTGACAGCACTCTGCACCTGCGACGCGACCCCTACCGCTTTGTCGGCAAAACATGCGCCAAAATCGGCAGTGACGCGTTCAAATCGCGCTTGATGCTGGAACCGACAGTATTCCTGAGCGGCGTGGAGGCGGCGCGCTTTTTCTACGATACGACCGTATTCAAACGCCACGGCGCGGCACCCGGCTTTCTCAAGAAGACGTTGTGATCGTGTCCCAATGCTTGGTGTAAGAAGCGCGACCCTTGGAGAGGTCCGAGACTGATCAGGAGGCCACGGCGGGCAGCCTGACGGTTGGATTGTCGGTTACGCGTGCGAGAGTTTCAAGCGACATGTAGCGCCGCGCCACGGCCCATTCGTCGTTGGTCTCCAACATGAGCGCACCGACCAGCCTTATGATTGAGGCATCGTTTGGAAATATCCCGATGACATCGGCCCGTCGCTTGATCTCACGGTTTACCCGTTCGAGTGGATTTGTTGATGCGATCTGCGTCCAATGCTCGCGGGGGAAGGACATGTAAGCCAGCACATCGTCGCGCGAGGTATCCATAAGGGCACCAAGCTTGGGCTGTTTTTCGCGGAGCGCGTCGGCGACAACATCCCACTGCGCCTCGGCTTCAACCTTGGTGTCCTAGGCGAAGATCGTCTTCAGCATCGCCGCGACAGCCATGCGTTGCTTGGCCGGCGCATGGGCGAGCGCGTTCCGCATCCAGTGAACGCGGCACCTCTGTTGAGTGGCATTGAAGACGCGGCGCGCGGCGGCCCTCAGTCCCTTGTGGTCATCGGCGATTACGAGTTTCACGCCGCGGAGCCCACGGTCAGCAAGGCTGCGGAGAAAGTCGGTCCAGAAGGTCTCCGCTTCGGACGGGCCGGTGGCAACGCCCAGCACTTCGCGCTTGCCGTCCTCGTTCACCGCCACGGCCACTATCACGGCACGGCTGACGATCCGCCCGCCCTCACGCACCTTGAGGTAGGTGACATCCAGCCAGAGGTAGGGCCAGGCTCCTTCCAGCGGCCGGGTCAGGAAAGCGTTCACCCGGTCATCAATCTCAGCACACAGGCGGCTGACCTGGCTCTTGGACATGCCGCCTGCGCCCATGGCCTTCACAAGATCATCGACCGAGCGGGTGGAAATCCCTTGAACATAAGCCTCCTGAATGACCGCAACCAACGCCTTCTCAGCGGTGCGCCGAGGCTCCAGGAAGCTCGGCAGGTAGCTGCCTTTACGCAGCTTCGGGATCTCCAGCGAGATCCGCCCCGCACGCGTATCCCAATCCCGTTCCCGGTATCCGTTGCGCTGAACCTCGCGCAGGGGCGAGCGCGTGCCCTTCGCAACACCCGTGTGCAGTTCCACCTCCACCTCCATGATCCGCTCAGCTGCGTAGGACAGCATCTCGCGCACCAGATCCGTGTCAGCCTGCTTTTCAATCAGCGCGATCAGCGCCATTCTGTCGTCGGTCATCGTCGTCTTCTCCGGTTATGGTTACAGGTCTCGCAACCCGAACCTTCTCCGAAAATCGGCGGTGACCGCCAGCATTACCGCCGGCCGCGCGCTGCGCTACGCCGGAGGCTCCGCGCGCGGCCTCTTACACCAACTGGTGGGACACGGCCGACGTTGTTTGGCGAAGGTGGTGTTCAGGGGCTTGACGACGCGGCACATCGGCACCGCAAAGCGTTGTTCCTTGACCTTGTTGGTCCGGGCCGCACTGACGATCTGACCCTACAAACAGTTGCCGCCATAGATGCACTTCTGCGAGAACCGGGACGGATCGTCCTGCAGAATGCGTTTGAACGTATTTTGACACGGAGTGTTTGCGACTGGGTGGGCGCGCCGCTGACCGATGCGGAAATTCCCGCGCACAGCCGGATGCTGTCGCATCTCTTCGAACATGCGGGTACTGTCGATCATCGCCAGCTTCTTGCACGGCGGGCGCGCAAACGCGCGGACCGCTGGGCTGCGGAAAGGATTGCTGACGCCCGGTCTGGCGGAGCAGCGACACGGACCGGATCGGTCGTTGACCGAATTGCTCAGTGGCGTGATCTGGAGGGCAATTTGCTCGATGAGCATGTCGCAGCAGTCGAATTAATCAATGTGCTCCGGCCCTTCGTGGCCGTCTCGGCTTTTCTGACTTTTGTCGCTGTGGCACTCGCCACCCGCCCGCTGGAAGTTTCGGCTTTGCGTCTCGACCCTGCATACACCCTATTGTTTGTTCAGGAAGTCCGGCGGACTGCTCCGTTCTTTCCGCTCCTCGCGGCACGGGCGCGTGCTCGGACGCAATGGCGCAAACATGACATCGCAGCAAATGGGCTCGTTGCATTGGACATCTGGGGCACCAACCGGGATTACAAGGTGTGGGATGATCCTGACATCTTTCGCCCAGACCGCTTCAGGACATGGTCCGGTGATCCCTTTACGATGATCCCGCAAGGGGGCGGCGACCATGCGGCCAATCACCGATGCCCCGGCGAATGGGTCACGCAAGATCTGATGGTTGCGGCAACGCGCATTCTGATTGAGCGAATTGATTGGCGGACACTACCAGATCAAAATCTTGACCTCGATATGTACAGACTGCCCGCCCTTCCCAAAGATAACGTTATTATTGAGATTCCTAAGAGATCACACCCATAAATAAGTACCTGCGGCACTTTCCAATAACATGCCCGTCTCAAAGACAGTATTGCGGCAGAGTGAAGAGGCTGCACGATACGTGTTCGACCGGTGAAGCGTCGCCAGCCAACTCGCGTCGAGTTACGCAGGCTCAGAACGGTCCGTCGTGATGTGGACTGAGTTTCCGCCCAGACCTTCAATGTGCGTGCGGGGTGCCGATAATGCCTGATAGCGTTTTCACTGGGGCACCTTTTTTAACGACGTCAACCATCCGGATGTAGCTGGCAAATCGTACGAAATCGTACATCCTATTGTTTTAGGAATCTGTTTTGTCAGGATGCCGACAGGAGCATCTGCAAAAAGTTATCGGATCACCTAAGGTCTCGTACTTATATTGCATTACCCCGAAATTTGATATGCAGGTGCTCCGACCTCTTGCCCGACGATCAATAGATCGAGGATCAAGGATTTCGGAGCCAAAGCGTCCCTATTTGATTTCTGGTAAAATTTTCAGGGACGGCTAGTGTACACCCAGTGGGCGTCACATGGTCCGGGCGACGCCGAATAAACGGTCTTGCGTCCAGCGCTCTTTCAATCGGAGAGCGTATCTATGGCAAAACGTCTGACCTGCCCCCCGGGACAAAATAATCTTATCCATACTCTGCCCCGCGACGATCGCGCTTTGCTTGAGCCTCACCTCAAGCAGGTGATTTTGGAAAGAGGGTTCGTTTTGGAAGAGCCGGATCAGGCCATCGCTCTGGTCTACTTTCCGACGTCCGGCGTCGGCTCCACCGTTGCCT
It includes:
- a CDS encoding zinc-dependent alcohol dehydrogenase, producing the protein MRALTWQGKHDVRVETLPDPEIVNPRDAIIEVTSTAICGSDLHLYDAVIPGLKSGDILGHEFMGRVVDVGPGSTLQKGQRVVVPFTISCGGCFHCKQLQFSACANSNPVDNQDLTEPLYGHALSGLFGYSHLTGGYPGGQAEYVRVPYSDVGPIVIPDGMEDDDVLFLSDILPTGWMAAENAQIEQGDTVAVWGCGPVGLFAIQSALLMGAHKVIAIDHYPNRLKLARDLGADVIDYKQTHVLEALMEMSGGMGPDAVIDAVGMESHGMTPDAVMDDIKQTVGIGADGGHALREAILAVRKGGRVSIPGVYGGFLDKFPLGAMMEKGLQIRTGQTHVQRYLKELLQRIGEGQIDSRFMISHRLPLEDAARGYENFRYNQNDWTKVVLKPSTAS
- a CDS encoding cytochrome P450 encodes the protein MFGEGGVQGLDDAAHRHRKALFLDLVGPGRTDDLTLQTVAAIDALLREPGRIVLQNAFERILTRSVCDWVGAPLTDAEIPAHSRMLSHLFEHAGTVDHRQLLARRARKRADRWAAERIADARSGGAATRTGSVVDRIAQWRDLEGNLLDEHVAAVELINVLRPFVAVSAFLTFVAVALATRPLEVSALRLDPAYTLLFVQEVRRTAPFFPLLAARARARTQWRKHDIAANGLVALDIWGTNRDYKVWDDPDIFRPDRFRTWSGDPFTMIPQGGGDHAANHRCPGEWVTQDLMVAATRILIERIDWRTLPDQNLDLDMYRLPALPKDNVIIEIPKRSHP
- a CDS encoding SRPBCC family protein — its product is MVDRSIGKWRNADSGPSRAGGHSQAVWLTLGMAALIGTAGLFALARSKSDNLDRFPDDAPGRTARQSYFGNFAVTGKTVTIGKPRHEVYDFYRNFGNLARFMENITSVRTVGDLCHWEIDAPGQSVEIVTRIVSDRAGEEIAWSSTEGSQIETRGKVLFRDAPGERGTEVEAIIAYDPPAGTLGRMVAKLFQREPSVQGRRDLKRLKMIMETGEIATNRNRKTEQEGQ
- a CDS encoding haloacid dehalogenase type II, which encodes MAQAHSPSIIVFDVNETLLDLTTLEPLFERMFGKAGMMREWFAQLILYSEALTLSGIYVPFGDLAAGALRMIGETSHLTVADGDVDELESLIGAMPAYADVAPALEALKERGFRLVTLTNSAPGAAPTPLERAGLANYFERTFSVQDVMRFKPAPETYRHVAKEFDAELSDLCMVACHLWDTIGAQAAGCAAALVRRPGNAPMLVPGVPTPNIVVNDMHQLATEIIQKWSRNLMA
- a CDS encoding SDR family NAD(P)-dependent oxidoreductase — its product is MTGASTGIGLELAKRFALYGHDLIVCANESRIVEVAEQLRTQVNVEVVEADTGTRAGIDALWSAIGDRDVDYLCANAGIGLGHAFLEQDWDDVKPVIDLNVAGTTALLHRTIRKMRQRGEGRILITGSIAGLMPGSFQAVYNATKAYLDNLSWALRNEVQDTGITVTCLMPGPTDTEFFSRAGMEDTPVGQSDGKADPAAVAKAGYDAMMRGSSGVTPGMMNKIQAAMANILPDSVMAQLHRRMAEPNSGGK
- a CDS encoding MgtC/SapB family protein — protein: MALKFRRHGTERDLGQFARVMANIIDALSHEFSGHSSLPWPVLMFRIIGAVVLTSVIGFERESNDQAAGLRTHMLVGLSSACYCLLALDLVGQDFGDNVRLDPIRMIEAVTGGVAFLAAGLIVFTRGEVKGLTTGASLWLAAAIGTAAGLGVWLIAVLATALAIFIIGLLKSIERF
- a CDS encoding transporter substrate-binding domain-containing protein, producing MMKPIAIAAFALASTLGTAQADTINVGMSGGYFPFMFVKLDELQGFEVDFMNAVAAETGDDVNFITMSFSGLIGALDSGRIDTITSDREAKFAFSQPYVFDGAQVVVKAGNEDTITGPADLSGKTVAVNLGSNFEELLNALPNAADIDIRTYESNIAQDTALGRVDAFVMDRVSSAQLIAESPLPLALAGKPFSEIRNALPFRNDDAGKALRDRVDAAITTLKDNGTLAEISNKWFGTDITVAE
- a CDS encoding alpha/beta hydrolase — translated: MLIDAQTKGDTAMPDADVQEMTLNVGPTGEVKVYKVRPAGTEGKTLPGVVYFHGGGWVLGNFTTHERLMRDMATQTNASMVFVEYSPAPEQKHPVQLDQDYAVLQYVSENAAEFGIDANQLAIAGDSVGGQMAAVTAVRAKADGPALDAMVMFYPVTTADLTSHSYELFADGPWLSKASMAWFWEAYLPEGTDSADPMISPLNYGAEDIADLPPALVITDANDVLRDEGEAFASKLTLAGVETQSTRYDFTTHDFVMLNAYAQTPATTAAITEAANFLKDHFTK
- a CDS encoding SDR family NAD(P)-dependent oxidoreductase — its product is MSTKGFAVVTGASSGIGYQLARIAVEDGYDLLICADEPQIEEAAEKLRRLGGIIEAVQTDLATADGMTALWDRIGEREPDLFFANAGRALGRAFHEQDWDDVEALIDLNIFQTTNTLHRVGQRMARRGQGRILVTGSIGGYVPGPYDAVYDATKAYINSLCAALGDEWEGNGVTLTCLMPGPVETKIFDRNDLGDTPIGRSDNKDDPTQVARAGYDAMMRGDRAKVPGVAWTVSKMLSGIVPGSIKAMLHRSQVEPDGKSK